The following proteins come from a genomic window of Montipora foliosa isolate CH-2021 chromosome 2, ASM3666993v2, whole genome shotgun sequence:
- the LOC137993430 gene encoding uncharacterized protein, translated as MSSIEEELLEHVSIIPATASFPEKFDRCGDAKCPSPCKGRLYHCSLCPRKERQPLPKECKLKEHFLKSHWDHKIIHEGKAMLKCILPCLTMKAKMLQSRGHWHCCHCSRPFYRRNEMTVHLHTHSRATESAIPRNSATTDRAKHESSRIKGKKELCSQAKLPPVVL; from the exons ATGTCATCAATTGAA GAAGAATTGTTAGAGCATGTGTCTATCATTCCAGCCACTGCTAGTTTTCCTGAAAAATTTGATCGTTGCGGTGATGCTAAGTGTCCTTCACCCTGTAAGGGACGCCTGTATCATTGCAGTCTTTGTCCAAGGAAGGAAAGGCAGCCTCTACCAAAAGAATGCAAACTAAAAGAGCACTTTTTGAAGAGTCACTGGGATCACAAAATAATTCATGAAG GTAAAGCAATGCTGAAATGCATTCTTCCCTGCCTCACCATGAAAGCGAAGATGCTTCAAAGTCGTGGTCATTGGCACTGTTGTCACTGTTCCCGCCCTTTCTACAGAAGAAATGAAATGACGGTACACCTTCATACTCATTCCAGAGCGACTGAGTCTGCCATTCCACGGAATTCTGCTACAACTGACAGGGCGAAGCACGAGTCAAGTAggataaaaggaaaaaaagaactgTGTTCGCAGGCTAAATTACCTCCTGTCGTTCTCTAA